One region of Oryza glaberrima chromosome 7, OglaRS2, whole genome shotgun sequence genomic DNA includes:
- the LOC127779750 gene encoding pre-rRNA-processing protein ESF1: MAPPGNSDELASSKKVKKSNSKEERKHKKGKHERPAASDEAPTPRSDAKGSKGKKRKHKDGEGEKEHGKRSKERKGEGEAAEARRGDDKVRRAMEDERFAAARTDPRFRAMRRKEAKVELDSRFTSMLTDPRFSSSSAPVDKHGRRRRKKGGRENPMLQYYLNQEEEEEKEKAKLVEEEEEEGDAEEQQGEEESSSSDDDNDDEDEEEDDDDEYSVGSDIAHYLMGRHDDTPMIDKETHRLAVVNMDWDHIKAVDLYMVMTSCLPKGGRVLSVSVYPSEFGLERMKIESTKGPAALVDVNGSDGEYSGGDDDDDDEEEEDSSDTEHDSEAENNKLRTYELNRLRYYYAVVVCDSSATANHLYMNLDGTELLKTSNVFDLQFIPDSMEFKHPARDVATEAPPSYKEPNFETRALQHSKVKLTWDDDEPERKKVLRRKFTDDQLDDLDMYLASDDSASDDEGADNHGDESLQSGAKRKLTREERLALLLQGDKSEEEQTDGEDMEITFNTELEDLSKRILDRKVNNEKTVWEKHQEKMKEKRKSRKRRSKDDDDDGYSSEDGLDEHDDFFDDEMSDEEIKPNKKQKAKAKDKGKGKGKDKLPEQHLEDEATREELELLVAADKDAGNGAKGYNLKRKKGTKGKKGKEQSVEDELPDIDLSKDERFSAMFNSHLFAVDPTDPQYKRSAAFMRKQAGTKGAHEPSLGGRGSGRGTLPPDDVPTDTHDQKPDGTSTEKLETMSAVKSLKRKLTALKNTSKSDR, translated from the exons atggcgccgccgggcAACTCCGACGAGCTCGCGAGCTCCAAGAAGGTGAAGAAATCTAACTccaaggaggagaggaagcacAAGAAGGGCAAGCATGagcgccccgccgcctccgacgaAGCGCCGACTCCCCGCAGCGACGCGAAGGGGAGCAAGGGCAAGAAGCGGAAGCACAAGGacggggagggggagaaggaaCACGGGAAGAGGTCcaaggagaggaagggggagggcgaggcggcggaggcgaggcgcggGGACGACAAGGTGAGGCGGGCGATGGAGGACGAGAGgttcgcggcggcgcggaccgACCCGAGGTTCCGGGCGATGCGGCGGAAGGAGGCGAAGGTGGAGCTCGACTCGAGGTTCACCAGCATGCTGACGGACCCGAggttctcgtcgtcgtcggcgccggtggaCAAGCACGGCAGGAGGCGCCGCAAGAAGGGTGGCAGGGAGAACCCGATGCTGCAGTACTATCTCAaccaggaggaagaggaggaaaaggagaAGGCCAAGTTggttgaagaagaggaagaagagggggacGCAGAAGAGCAgcaaggggaagaagagagcTCCAGtagcgacgacgacaacgacgatgagGACGAAGAagaggacgatgacgacgag TACTCTGTCGGCAGTGACATTGCGCATTATTTGATGGGCAGGCATGATGATACACCTATGATTGACAAGGAAACCCATAGGCTTGCTGTTGTTAATATGGACTGGGATCATATTAAG GCAGTTGACCTGTATATGGTGATGACATCTTGCCTCCCAAAAGGTGGGCGAGTCTTATCAGTGTCAGTCTATCCATCAGAATTTGGACTTGAGCGCATGAAAATTGAGTCAACTAAGGGCCCAGCTGCCCTTGTTGATGTCAATGGTAGTGATGGTGAATATAgtggtggtgatgatgatgacgatgatgaagaagaagaagatagtaGTGACACTGAACATGATTCTGAGGCTGAAAACAACAAGCTACGTACTTATGAGCTAAACAGACTGAG GTATTACTATGCAGTTGTGGTGTGTGATTCCAGTGCAACTGCAAATCACCTGTACATGAATCTTGATGGTACAGAATTATTGAAAACATCAAATGTGTTCGACTTGCAGTTTATTCCTGACTCTATGGAATTTAAACATCCTGCTCGTGATGTTGCTACAGAG GCACCTCCAAGTTACAAGGAGCCTAATTTTGAAACTCGTGCTTTGCAACATAGCAAGGTTAAGCTCACGTGGGACGATGATGAACCAGAACGCAAAAAGGTCTTGAGGCGAAAGTTCACTGATGATCAG TTAGATGATCTTGATATGTACTTAGCAAGTGATGACAGTGCATCAGACGATGAAGGTGCAGATAATCATGGTGACGAGTCTCTACAAAGTGGAGCCAAAAGAAAGTTAACAAGGGAGGAGAGGTTGGCTCTTCTACTACAAGGTGACAAATCCGAGGAGGAACAAACTGATGGCGAGGACATGGAGATAACATTCAACACAGAGCTTGAGGACCTCAGCAAGCGTATACTTGACAGAAAGGTCAACAATGAGAAGACTGTCTGGGAGAAGCACCAAGAGAAAATGAAAGAGAAACGTAAATCTAGGAAGAGAAGGTcaaaggatgatgatgatgatggctaTAGCAGCGAAGATGGCCTGGATGAACATGACGATTTCTTTGATGATGAAATGTCTGATGAAGAAATTAAGCCAAACAAGAAGCAGAAGGCAAAGGCCAAAGATAAAGGAAAGGGGAAAGGAAAGGACAAACTCCCAGAACAACATTTGGAGGATGAAGCAACCAGAGAAGAGTTGGAGCTTTTGGTTGCGGCTGACAAGGATGCAGGCAACGGTGCAAAGGGTTATAACTTGAAGCGCAAAAAGGGTACGAAGGGCAAGAAGGGTAAAGAGCAATCTGTTGAGGACGAACTTCCCGACATAGATCTTAGCAAAGATGAGAGGTTCTCAGCCATGTTCAATTCTCATTTGTTTGCGGTGGATCCTACTGATCCCCAGTACAAAAG GAGTGCGGCCTTTATGCGCAAGCAAGCTGGGACAAAGGGAGCACATGAACCATCTCTGGGAGGTAGAGGTAGTGGTAGAGGTACATTGCCACCTGATGATGTGCCTACCGATACTCATGACCAGAAACCTGATGGCACATCCACGGAGAAGCTGGAAACAATGTCTGCAGTCAAGTCACTAAAACGGAAGCTTACTGCATTAAAAAACACAAGCAAGAGTGACCGATAG
- the LOC127779749 gene encoding disease resistance protein PIK6-NP-like produces the protein MADIAFGAVNLVLGLIQDEARLLGRVREDLQFIMQEMESMNNVLRHIVANKGSTTAGDYQLRPWMKQVMELAFDSRNCVELYTQSGSARCGWLPWEMVARHRVVTRIRELKIRAREISERQARYGIAVSHHQLPVEVTTTMEPRDASVRPRNQRRTNAGSWNNPSRRAILEDGWYGDYGSVDEALSRLKPFTEYLYVEVKPPEELNSDDKQQPQPLLDGGNKHDDKEQPPPPVQPGGCVKLQPPLQSDGSDKQDDKDQPLPLPLPLQSDGGNKEQPPPLQSEGGNKEQPPPLQSEGGDKEQPPPLQSEGGDKEQPPPLQSEGGDKEQPPPLQSEGGGKEQPPPPQSGGGIKQQQQLPQSDGDDQQPLLPQSDGGDKQQHIRVVIISVQDGMDEAAVGETMLKRYKSHWRNPWNDEELHVSVQRPPILSEITKAMVDKLRHPKERETDNEAEDRQRLAKKLSNENVLLVLSGLNYPVLWHQVLELLSSTGCSDSAVILCTNDSKMAKYCCDSAKCGPPVIYSLVDIYLNRALALLPHRYDDRHLKGILCNILTQCCPDVFCMKMFLHALYYNPETTEHQLQVLNTSLGNEYTDHGRQDRIMAFCYQALPNNYKNCLWYSTVFTRGISMPDGVRRASLLRRWVAQGLITQVDQSSAEIEAGHCFEAMLRQKLIVPSGLSGARKVKSCTVHPVVADLIDRESSTVEDLLLNNQLPLDLDLLYSIRNGMQLHPANSNITRFLNSLSSTSRLLLTVLDLEGRKGLKANDLHTVCKIHKLKYLSLRNTDVAQLPKQIGQLRLLETLDIRGTRVQVFHTTLPMLKHLLAGCIIVCPGKDIVKSKEFFSTVCVPRAVATMEKMEILSHVKVSNSATELNNIGDKLEHLKKLGVVLSGTKASLIDLFLQVDKLHRCLRSLSIRMDPPGNWDAIDAILLRPPKLLESLHICSIRSRLPPRIKELHHLAKITLRDTFLNQGALDVLSRLDGIRYLRLCYHSFAEGALRFWSFGNLMDLIIEDDIIISVTFGYRNPDKLEKIVWSFTHMEKLSGVRKLQSLTHLELKGGTCNPQNLEKLKRKVSEHSNGITFTLKLPENQSQ, from the coding sequence ATGGCCGACATAGCATTTGGCGCCGTCAACTTGGTGCTGGGCCTCATCCAGGACGAGGCCCGGCTGCTTGGCAGGGTCCGTGAGGACCTGCAGTTCATCATGCAAGAGATGGAGAGCATGAACAACGTGCTCCGCCACATCGTGGCCAACAAGGGGAGTACCACTGCCGGTGACTACCAGCTCCGCCCGTGGATGAAGCAGGTCATGGAGCTTGCATTCGATTCCAGAAATTGCGTTGAGCTCTACACGCAGTCTGGTAGCGCGCGTTGCGGTTGGCTGCCCTGGGAAATGGTAGCTCGCCACCGGGTCGTCACCCGGATCCGCGAGCTCAAGATCCGGGCACGCGAAATTAGTGAGAGGCAGGCGAGGTACGGCATTGCCGTTTCTCATCACCAGCTTCCCGTCGAGGTGACCACCACAATGGAGCCCAGGGATGCTAGTGTGAGGCCGCGCAACCAGAGGCGCACCAATGCTGGCAGCTGGAACAATCCTTCCCGGCGTGCCATACTCGAGGATGGCTGGTATGGCGACTACGGCAGCGTGGATGAGGCTCTCTCGCGGCTCAAGCCGTTCACAGAATATCTTTACGTTGAGGTGAAGCCACCGGAGGAGTTGAACAGCGACGAcaagcagcagccgcagcctcTGTTGGATGGCGGCAACAAGCATGATGACAAggagcagccaccgccgcctgtgCAACCAGGAGGCTGTGTCAAGCTGCAGCCACCACTCCAGTCTGATGGCAGCGACAAGCAGGATGACAAGGACcagccactgccactgccactgccactgcagTCAGATGGCGGCAACaaggagcagccgccgcctctgcaGTCGGAGGGTGGCAACAAGGAGCAGCCGCCACCTCTGCAGTCGGAGGGTGGTGACaaggagcagccgccgcctctgcaGTCGGAGGGTGGCGACaaggagcagccgccgcctctgcaGTCGGAGGGTGGTGACaaggagcagccgccgcctctgcaGTCGGAGGGTGGCGGCAAGGAGCAGCCGCCACCTCCGCAGTCGGGAGGCGGcatcaagcagcagcagcaactgccCCAGTCGGATGGTGATGACCAGCAGCCGCTGCTGCCCCAGTCGGACGGCGGCGACAAGCAGCAGCATATCAGGGTCGTCATAATCAGTGTGCAAGATGGCATGGATGAAGCTGCTGTTGGAGAGACCATGCTCAAGCGTTACAAGAGTCACTGGCGTAATCCATGGAATGATGAGGAGCTCCACGTTTCTGTCCAACGACCTCCGATTCTCTCGGAGATTACAAAGGCCATGGTTGACAAGCTGAGACACCCGAAAGAAAGGGAGACAGACAATGAGGCGGAAGACAGGCAGAGGCTTGCCAAGAAATTGAGCAATGAAAATGTGCTGCTTGTTCTTTCCGGTTTGAATTACCCAGTGTTATGGCATCAGGTCCTGGAATTGTTGAGCTCGACGGGCTGCTCTGACAGTGCAGTAATACTCTGCACAAATGATAGTAAGATGGCAAAATATTGCTGTGACTCTGCCAAATGTGGGCCTCCGGTAATCTACTCTCTCGTTGATATTTACCTCAACAGAGCGCTCGCCCTGCTTCCCCACAGATACGATGACAGACACTTGAAAGGAATTTTGTGCAATATCCTCACCCAATGCTGCCCTGATGTCTTCTGTATGAAGATGTTCCTCCATGCTCTCTACTACAATCCTGAAACGACGGAACACCAGTTGCAGGTCCTGAATACAAGCCTTGGTAATGAATATACAGATCATGGGAGGCAGGACAGAATAATGGCCTTCTGCTACCAAGCACTGCCAAATAATTACAAGAACTGCTTATGGTATTCAACCGTTTTCACCCGTGGAATCAGCATGCCTGATGGCGTCCGAAGAGCAAGTTTACTAAGACGATGGGTTGCCCAAGGCTTGATTACCCAAGTGGATCAGTCGAGTGCAGAGATTGAAGCTGGGCACTGTTTCGAAGCCATGCTCAGACAGAAGCTTATTGTTCCTTCTGGACTCAGCGGTGCACGTAAGGTAAAGAGCTGCACTGTGCATCCTGTGGTTGCCGATTTGATAGACAGGGAGTCTTCGACAGTTGAGGACCTATTGCTCAACAACCAGTTGCCACTTGACTTGGATCTCCTCTACTCAATCCGGAACGGCATGCAACTCCATCCGGCTAACTCTAATATCACAAGGTTCTTGAACTCACTTTCCAGCACTTCAAGGTTGCTGCTGACTGTACTCGATTTGGAAGGTCGTAAGGGCCTCAAGGCAAACGACCTCCATACCGTATGCAAGATTCACAAACTCAAGTATCTAAGTCTCCGGAACACAGATGTTGCCCAACTGCCCAAGCAAATAGGTCAGCTGAGGCTCTTAGAGACACTTGACATCCGAGGAACAAGGGTACAGGTGTTCCACACAACGCTGCCAATGCTAAAGCACCTGCTTGCTGGTTGCATTATTGTCTGCCCAGGCAAAGACATTGTCAAGTCCAAGGAATTCTTCTCCACTGTCTGCGTGCCTCGTGCTGTTGCAACTATGGAAAAGATGGAGATATTGTCCCATGTCAAAGTTTCCAACAGTGCTACAGAACTGAACAACATTGGTGACAAACTCGAGCACCTGAAGAAGCTGGGTGTGGTTCTATCTGGCACGAAAGCTAGCTTGATAGATTTATTCCTTCAGGTTGACAAACTCCATAGATGTCTTCGGTCCTTGTCAATCCGAATGGATCCACCGGGTAACTGGGATGCTATTGATGCTATTTTACTGAGACCTCCAAAGCTTCTGGAGAGCCTACACATCTGTAGCATCAGAAGCAGGTTGCCTCCCAGGATCAAGGAGCTCCATCACCTTGCCAAGATAACTCTACGTGACACCTTTTTGAATCAGGGCGCCCTCGATGTACTTAGCAGGCTCGATGGCATACGCTATCTCAGGCTTTGCTACCATTCATTTGCAGAAGGCGCTCTCCGGTTCTGGAGTTTTGGGAATCTCATGGACCTTATCATTGAAGATGATATTATTATCAGCGTCACCTTTGGTTACCGAAACCCTGATAAGCTTGAAAAGATAGTTTGGTCCTTCACTCACATGGAGAAGCTTTCAGGGGTCCGTAAGCTGCAGAGTCTGACACACCTCGAACTCAAGGGGGGAACGTGCAACCCGCAGAATCtggaaaaactgaaaagaaaagtCAGTGAACACAGCAATGGTATTACTTTCACGCTCAAACTACCTGAGAATCAAAGTCAGTGA